TCCATGATAATGAGAACCAATATCATATGATAAAAATTCTCAATTGTCAGCGTAAAAACGTGGATGCACTATCGCTGAAATAGCCGAGGTTGACGCGGCATTTAATGACAGATTTTCAGTAAGGTGATAGATTGAGCGCCGGCTTTAATTTGCCCTATAAAAATTCCAATAGTTGCCAGAAAAGCAGCTCGCCCGCTTTTCATTTATACGACACACACAACATCTGACGCACTGACCCAACACATAACCGTTCTATGACAGCCCAAACCTGGCGAGCCTTACTCAAAGCGAAGCATCAGCTTTCTTTACGTTTATTTTTGCTGCTTAACGCCCTGGCAGCCGCTTTTTCTATGCTCTTTTCCCTGCATTCGGTGCTGCGCCTTACGCCGCCGGTTATTGCTATTCTGCTCGCCAGCCTGACGCTGCTTGCCTGGCAAATCAGGGATAAAAAACGGTTAATAAACCTGAATATTGCCTCTTTCTTTTTCGGGTTATTATGGGCGCTGCACATTTTTCTTAAAAACGAAGCCATCGGCCATCCCGATACCTCATTTCTGGTTATCAGCCTGATGTCTGTGCTTTTTATTGGCGCCATTTCGTTTATTAATAATATCGTGCCCTTCCTGCTGCAAAGCCTGCCCGTCGCATTGGTTGTGCTCTGGCTGGGGGATGTCGATCAGTGGCTGCGGGTGCTTTACTCTATCGCGCTGCCCGCCATAGGCATCACCATTCAGCATATTATTCAAAAACGTAACGACTGGTTTACCCAGCGGCTGATGAATCAGTTGCTCGAAGAGAAAGAGACGCTGAGCGACCTCAGCATGCTCGATCCTCTGACCGGGCTATACAACCGCCGGGGCTTTCAAAATCGTCTCGAGCATATTCAGGCCTCCGGCCCCGGCAGCCATTACGTTCTGCTGCTGGATATCGATTATTTCAAGTCCTACAACGATCACTACGGCCATGCGATGGGCGATCAGGCGCTGATCCGCGTTTCGGCCGCCATCCGTGACGCAGTGCGCTCGAGAGATATCGTCACTCGCTACGGTGGGGAAGAATTTATGGTTATGCTCACCAACATCGACGCTGAGCGTGCGCTGCAGTCTGCGGAAAGGATCCGCCAGCGCGTTTTCGATCTGGACATTCCCCATATGTTCAAGAACCAGGCCACGACCAACGTCACCGTCAGTATCGGGATGGCGCCCTTTAGCGAAGGCAGCATTGATGATGCCCTCAGGCTGGCGGACAAAGCGCTGTATCAGGCGAAACACCGCGGGCGAAACAGCATTCTGACCCACGAAATGGTCACTGTGAATTGACCTATCCTCAGAAATAATGTGGTTGTATGCTGGCAGCTTATTGTTCATATTTCAGACAACAATAATATGCCGCTCAAGGCTACATTTCATCTCTCTGAGGAATAATAATGGCTTACGCTTTTCCTGCGCTCGTCGTGCTTCCCGTTCTCCTTCTCACCGCCTGTGCCAACAATAACGCCGGCAAACTTCAGGTCAACGGCCAGCCGCTGACCAGCGATCCGGCCTATGTTTTGCAGCACCTTATCCCGATGCTGCCCGTCACCAGCGGCTGTCGTGAAAAGCCTAAATCCGTCGCCGTAGCCCTGATCAGTAAATCGGATGATATCCGCACCAATTCCGCCGGAACAGCGCTGATTTCGGGTTCAGCGAAAGAGGCCTGGAACTTTGACGCCTGCGGCCGTATCGTCCCGATGTATGTAACCTACTCCTTCTTCCCTGACGGCAAAACGGCCTACAAATTCTCCGGGAAATAAAGAGCACGACGATACACGCGCCAGATCGCAAAAACCGTCATCCATCAGCGCCCGCGGCGAAATCACCTTGCCAGGGCGCGCGCGCATAGTTAGGATTGATAATCATTCTTATTTAGAAAGGTTACCGGCGAGAGTATGGCGCTCCACTCCCTTCAGCTCAGCGATGACGGCGGCTGCTTTGTGCTCCCAGGGCCCCCAACGGCGCGTCCGCTGGCCGATACCCTGCGAGACTATTTCGCCACCCACCGTCCTTACTTCAACGACATCATAAAATTTAATGAGCCTGCACCTGCCGCGACGATGACGCTAAGCGAGTGGCGGCAACCTGTCGTGCTGGCTTCCCTGATGGCGACCTTTGGCGACCACATCTACCGTCACCAGCCCGGAGTTTCCCGGGCGCATAAGCCGCTCCACTCCCTGTGGGCGCAGTGGTATATCGGCCTGCTGGTGCCGCCGATGATGATGGCGTTGCTGACCCAGCCTGAGGCGCTGAACATTGCTCCTGAGCAGATGCAGGTTGAGTTCCACGAAACGGGGCGAGCCAAATGCTTCTGGATTGAGGTAGAAGAAAATAGCCTGGCGAGCAGGCTCCCGCTGCGCCTTCGCCTGGAGCGGTTTATTACCGATGGCCTGATGCCGGTTGTGGCGGCGCTGGCGGCCAGCGAAGAGATCCACGCCCGTCTTATCTGGAGCAACACCGGCTACCTGATCAACTGGTTCTTTGGCGAGCTGAAACCTCCTGCTGGAGGCGCAGAGTCTGACAACGCTGGTGAATGCCTGCTTCTTTGAAAAACAGCTTTCATGCGGCCGGGAAAATCCGCTCTATCGCACCGTGATCCCTCGTGAAGGAGTGTTGGTCAGAAGTACCTGCTGCCAGCGCTACAAGCTGCCCGACGTCGAAAGCTGCGGCGACTGCACCCTGAAAGAGTAAACGGCGGGTTTCCCCGCCGCTCTTCTTCTGCTTAGCCATTAAGCCAGCTGTTGGTTCCCCTCCTCGCTCGCCCTTTGCGCCTCTTCTTTCTCCTGCTCCAGCAGTTGCTTCTCGTACACTTTGAAGAACGGGAAGTAGATGATGGACGAGATGCAGGCCAGCAGAATCACCAGGATTGCCGCGCGGAAGTCCCATCCCAGCGCCCAGGCGGCTCCGATAGGTGCCGGCGCCGTCCAGGGAACAACGGAAATTACGCGACCAATCAGATCCAGCTTCATTGCGCCCCAGGCCAGCACGGCGTTAACCATTGGCGCCAGCAGGAACGGAATGAAGAACACCGGGTTCATCACAATCGGCGTACCAAAGATGACCGGCTCGTTAATGTTAAAGCAGGTCGGCACGATGCTAAGGCGGCCGATAGAACGCAGGTGGGCTGATTTACTGCGCAGATAGCAGATAACCAGCCCCATTGTCGCCCCGGAACCGCCAACCACGATAAAGAAGGTCCAGAACGCCTCCATAAAGATATGCGGCAGCGGTGCACCGGCAGCCAGCGCGCCCTGATTTAGCCCCAGGTTAGTCAGCCAGAACATCTGCAGCATCCCGGAGACAATCGCCGCCCCATGAATGCCCGCGAACCACAGCAGGTGCGCAATCAGCACCGCCAGCAGAATCGCAGGCAGGGAATCCGCAGCCGACACCAACGGCTTAAACAGCGCCATAATGGCCTGCGGGATCAGCATATCGAACTGGGACTGGATAAACAGGCTCAGCGGATAGAGCGTCAGCACCACCACCAGCACCGGGATCAGCAGGTCAAAGGAGTTTTTGATCATCGGTGGCACCTGGTCCGGCAGCTTAATGCCGATGTTGTGCGCCTTCAGGAATCGCATCATCTCTACGCAGTAAATCGCCACCATAATCGCGGTAAAAATACCGGTGCCGCCAAGGCTATCCACCGGCAGCGTCCCCTTGGTTTTCGGGGCCGCTACCACGAGGAAGGCCATCAACGACAGCATGGCGCACATAAAGGGATCCAGCCCGTGCGATTTGACATAATGCTTGCCCAGATTGTAGGCAATGGCCGCACAAATATAGATAGACATGATGCCCATCGTCATATCAAACGGCGTCAGAATTTGTCCCTCAAACTGCTTCGCCAGATCGAGCCAGGCGCGGGCAAAGCCCCAGGTTGTGGTGGGCGAAAACGGCGGATAGGCAAAGACCAGCAGGAACGAACCGACAATCATGAACGGCATCGCTGAAATAAATCCGTCGCGAATGGCCATGACGTGGCGCTGTGAAGAAATACGGCCAGCAACAGGGCTAACGTAGTTTTCAACAAAGCGAAAAATTAAATTAAATGCAGGGTGGTTGGCAGACATAGTGGCTCTCCTGTCAGGCTATCAACGCGAGTGCATCGGCGAGAATTCTGGCGCCGCGCATCATTCCGTAATCCATAGAGTTAATGACCGTGACCGGGATCCGTTTGGGAGCGGCCTGAGCCTTAAAATCTTCCAGACGGGATTTGATCTGCGGACCGAGTAAACAGCAATCAAATTCAGGCATAGCATCCGTGAACTCTTCAACACCCACCGCCTTGATCTCAACCTCAATCTGTTGATCCCGGGCGGCCTGTTTCATCCTGTTCACGACCATACTGGTAGACATACCAGCGGCACAGCACAAAAGGATACGTTTCATAGACGACTCTTATTATTGGGTACAGGGGTGGTTACGGAACTCAGTATTCCTCGCGGAACTTATTCCTGCAACCGGTTACCGTAACCGGTTTCAGTGATTGTGAAGGAGATCCAGAAATTTCTGACAAGGCGGGTGTGAGGTAAGTATAAGCGGTTTACAGAAAGCACAAGCTTATGCGAAATTATTTGCCACCCGGATCAGGAGAAAATCATGAGTTTGCAGTCCGTGCGGCAATTCTTCGCCGACCATGCCCCCGATATCGATATCATCGAGCTAAACCAAAGCACCGCCACCGTCGCGCTTGCCGCCGCTGCCCACAATGTTGCCCCCGGGCAAATAGCCAAAACGCTCTCATTGAAGGTCAAAAACGACATTATTCTGATCGTCGCAAAAGGCGATGCTCGTCTTGATAATAAGAAACTTAAAGAGGCTTTTGGCGCTAAGGCGCGCATGCTCAGCAGCGATGAAGTGGTGAACTGGACCGGGCATCCGGTTGGCGGCGTCTGCCCTTTTGGGCTGGAAAACCCGCTGGCGGTGTTCTGCGACATTTCGCTGCGCCAGTATGATGAAGTGTTGCCTGCCGCAGGCGCTATCCACAGCGCCGTTCGCATCTCTCCGGAACGACTGGCCGAATTAACGCAGGCCAAATGGGTGGACGTCTGCCAGTAATTGCGGTTTAAGTGACTCAAAGCTTGATCTGGCCCTGCTCAGAAAGAGAGACGCTCATGTTAAATGGATAAACATTAAGCGGATCTCATTCTCTTTCGTCAGGATCAAGCATGCAGCCAGATGTTGCTCCCCAGCGGGACGTCACTCGTTTATGTATTCAGTGTGCGCTCTTTTTACTGCAGCACGGAGCAGAAAGCGCACTCGTGGAAGAGCTTTCCACCCGGCTGGGTAAAGCGCTGGGTATGGACAGCGTGGAAAGCTCAATCTCCGCCAACGCCATCGTCCTTAGCACCATTAAAGACAACCAGTGCCTGACAACTACGCGAAAAAATGTCGATCGCGGCATCAATATGCATGTCGTCACCGAGGTACAGCACATCGTGATCCTCGCCGAGCACAGACTGCTTGATGCCGGGGACGTTCTTAAGCGTTTTGAACACATCAAGCCGCTGCGCTACCCGCGCTGGCTGGTGGTGCTGATGGTCGGTCTTTCCTGCGGCTGCTTCTGCAAACTGAACAACGGCGGCTGGGACGGGGCGCTGGTCGCCTTTATTGCCAGCTCGGTGGCGATGTCGGTGCGCCAGCTTCTGACGATCCGCCAGCTTCACCCGCAGATCAGCTTCTGCGTTACCGCCTTCGTCGCTACCAGCGTCTCCGGGCTGCTGATCGCCAGAGGCCCGTTTGCCGACACCTCAAGCATCGCAATGGCCGCAAGCGTGTTACTGCTGGTCCCCGGCTTCCCGCTGATCAACGCCGTTGCCGATATGTTCAAAGGTCACGTCAACACCGGCCTGGCTCGCTGGGCGATGGCCAGCCTGCTCACGCTTGCGACCTGTCTCGGCGTGGTAATGGCGATGTCGCTGTGGGGGCTACGGGGATGGGCATAATCGAGTTCACTCTGGCTCTGCTTCAGGATATGGCGCTGTCTGCCGTTCCGGCAGCGGGTTTTGCGCTGGTGTTTAACGTCCCTCAGCGCGCCCTGCCTTACTGCGCCCTGCTCGGCGGCATCGGTCACGGCTCGCGTATGGCGATGATGACCGCAGGCCTGAACATCGAATGGAGCACTTTTCTGGCTTCAATTCTGGTCGGCATCATCGGTATTCAGTGGTCGCGCTGGTATCTTGCGCACCCGAAAATCTTTACCGTTGCGGCAGTCATTCCTATGTTTCCGGGGATCTACGCCTACACCGCCATGATCTCGATGGTAAAATTGACGCACTTTGGCTACAGCGATCCGCTGATGATCCTGCTGGTCACCAATTTCCTGAAGGCTTCGTTTATCGTGGGCGCACTCTCCATTGGCCTCTCGCTGCCGGGGCTGTGGCTCTATCGCAAAAAGCCCAGAGTCTGATCAATACCGGCCAGAAAAGTGCCGCAAAATAAAACTTGCGATTTAATCGTGCGCTATCTATATTGAGCAACATGAAGAAGAGACCGACCGAAACGAACGCTCTGCTGCTGGATAACCAGCTTTGCTTTGCGCTCTATTCCGCCAACCTGGCGGTAAACAAGCTCTACCGCCAGCTGCTTGCGCCGCTGCAGCTCACCTATCCGCAATATCTGGTGATGCTGGTGCTGTGGGAGCAGGACGATGTGACGGTGTCGCAAATTGGCGAGCGCCTGTTTCTGGACTCCGCTACCCTGACGCCCCTGCTGAAGCGGCTGGAAAGCGCCGGGCTGCTTTTACGCCAGCGCTCTCGCGAAGATGAACGCCAGGTGGCCGTCACGCTGACTCCGCAAGGCAAAACGCTGCAGGAAAAAGCGCAGAGCATTCCTGATTCCGTGCGCTGCGCTTCGGCCTGCAGCGTGGACAGTATGCTGGCGCTTAAGGCGCAGCTGGAGTCGCTGCGTAGTAACCTAAACACGTAATTATCAAGCGTCGATATTTTCGGCGTTTTTTAAAACAGCCTATAAATAGCGCGCTATTTTATAGCGCAAACTTAAAGTACGATAAGGAACCTGCCATGTCTTTAGAAAAAGTCGTTTATACCGCAAAAGCCAAAGCCACCGGCGGCCGTGAAGGCCGTGCAACCTCTTCCGACGGCGTGCTGGACGTTAAGCTGGGCCTGCCAAAAGAGATGGGTGGCGCTGGCGGCGAGGTGACTAACCCCGAGCAGCTGTTTGCGGCGGGTTATTCTGCCTGCTTCCTCGGCGCGCTGAAATTTGTCTCCGGCCGCGACAAAATCGCCATGCCGTCCGACGCATTCATTGAAGGCGAAGTTGGTATTGGGCCATTGCCGACCGGTTTCGGTATTGAAGCGAAGCTGAACATTCACCTGCCGGGGATGGACGCAGCCGAAGCCAAAAAACTGGTTGATGCGGCACACATCGTTTGCCCTTATTCCAACGCGACCCGCGGCAACATCGACGTGACGCTGAATATCATCAGCTGATAGTAAGGGGCCGGGAAACCGGCCTTTTATCCTAAATCCCGGCTTTAAGACAACTCTCAATCCCCCAGCCTCAGGTCAAAGCGCTATACTCTCGCCTGAAATCTCCTGCACCGCAGGCAAACAAAGCGAGTACCGATAAGATGAAAACAAGGAACAGAACTCTCTGCGCAATAGCGCTGACGGCGGCCTTTTTCACCGGCCAGGCCACCGCAGCAAGCTGGCAGGATCAGCTTTCCAGTGCAGCAAACGAGCTGAGCAAAAGCGGCTCCACGGCAACCAGCGCCGACGCCCAGAATGGCGGTCTTTCTCTCTCTTCATTAACCAGCCTGCTTAACGGCAACAGCAAGTCTCTTAGCTCAAACACGATGACCAATGCGGCCGGCGTGATGGAATACTGCGCGAAGAACAAACTGGCTTCCGTCACCAATACCGACAACATCAAAAATCAGCTGATGACAAAACTGGGTCTGGAAAGCAGCACCCAGCCTGCCGACAAGCAGGACTACAATCAGGGCCTGATGGGCCTGCTAAATACGGCGAACGGCCAGAAGCTGGATCTGAACAGCATCGGCAACTCGCCGCTGGCTGAAAAGGTCAAAACCAAAGCCTGCGATCTGGTGCTCAAACAGGGCATGAATTACCTGTCGTAACGGCACAAAAAAATGGCCTCTTGCTAAGAGGCCATTTTGTTTTAGTTTGCCAGCGAGCAGCTATAGTCCAGCATCTCTTCCGCCGAGCCCTGGTTACCGCCCAGCAGTTGGCGAGGGTTAGCCAACAGCACCACATCTCCTTTTGCCGTGACTACTCGCGCCAGACCAAAATTATCCATCTCATCGCCCTGGGCCTTCACATACTCCGCCAGCACGGTAAACGGATTAGCTTCCGCAGGCACTTTTCGCGCCAGATATTTATGCCCAAGAATTTCTGCGCCAAACGGCTGCCACTGGTCACTCACCTTATCAGCAAGCTGGTTAATGGACTGGTAAACCTCAGGCCGCAGGCAGGACAGGTGAATATGCAGCTGGTTCTGCGAACGCCCGTAGCGGGAATTGATAGCCAGCACCAGATCATCGTCTCTCACCGCTTTCGTGGTTTCATCCAGCAGATAATGGCGATTTTCCCACGCGTCCAGGAAGTAGTTGGGCGCGCCGTTTTCGAGGATCTTCGGACTCTCGATGCCGCTGATTTTATCCGTCGGCATCAGCAGGGTATGCAGCGGGCCTTTGGCATCTTTGAACACCAGGTAGCGCTGTGCCAGGTCGACTTTCAGGCAGGGTGCCGGCGAGCTATTCTGCTGCTGGTTGGGAATGCACTGCTGGCTAATGATATTCCACAGAGCATCACCGTGGCGATGCAGCAGCCACAGACGAATAGCGACGGCGGCCACCAGTAAAATCAGCAGCACAACCACCACGCGCAGGATCTTTTTCATGTCAGGTTTTCCTTGTAAAAAATCAGGGGACTTTTCGTTGTTGTAATTCACGGACAATCAGCTGAAAGCAGGCCTCAATTTGCGGTGCAAACGGCCCGGGGCTGCGCATCAGCGCCACGGTCCGACTCAGGGAGGGCTGCTGGAGATGAATCACCTTCAGCTTCGGGTCCTGTAGCCAGGTGGTGTAGAGCTGCGGCAGGATCGCCACCGCCAGCTGCGAGCGAACCAGGCCATAAAGCGTCTCAATAAAATCAACCTGATAGCGAGCATTCAACGTCAATCTCTGACTTTCAGCCATCGCCGCCACCAGCCGGCTAATATTCCCTTTCGAAAACAGGGCGATGTCTCGCTTCACCAGGCTCCGCCAGGGAGCATGGCTGGAGTCTGCCAGAGGATCGTGACAATTGACGACGGCCACAAAGGGATCGTCCTGAAGCGGATGGATCTCCAGCGTTTCAGGCACTGAACTGTCCAGCGCGCCCAGCCCAAAGTCCAGCTGACCGCTCTCAAGCTGGGCGATCAGCGCATCGTTGGTCCGGTCATGAAACTCCACGCGCAGACGGGGGAAAGCCTCTGCAATACGTTGAGGAATATCAGGGAACAGCAGGCTGCCCACCGACGGCACCAGCCCAATTCGCAGCGTGCCGTCACCGCCGTCCTGAACAATGCGCTGCATATCGTCAAACGCTCGCTGCGCGACGTTGAGCACGCGTTCAGCGTGAGGCAGCAGGGCCGCGCCTAAATCCGTCAGCGTTACGGCGGCGGCGGTGCGGT
This region of Cedecea lapagei genomic DNA includes:
- a CDS encoding CDP-diacylglycerol diphosphatase, yielding MKKILRVVVVLLILLVAAVAIRLWLLHRHGDALWNIISQQCIPNQQQNSSPAPCLKVDLAQRYLVFKDAKGPLHTLLMPTDKISGIESPKILENGAPNYFLDAWENRHYLLDETTKAVRDDDLVLAINSRYGRSQNQLHIHLSCLRPEVYQSINQLADKVSDQWQPFGAEILGHKYLARKVPAEANPFTVLAEYVKAQGDEMDNFGLARVVTAKGDVVLLANPRQLLGGNQGSAEEMLDYSCSLAN
- a CDS encoding PTS sugar transporter subunit IIB, whose amino-acid sequence is MKRILLCCAAGMSTSMVVNRMKQAARDQQIEVEIKAVGVEEFTDAMPEFDCCLLGPQIKSRLEDFKAQAAPKRIPVTVINSMDYGMMRGARILADALALIA
- a CDS encoding GGDEF domain-containing protein translates to MTAQTWRALLKAKHQLSLRLFLLLNALAAAFSMLFSLHSVLRLTPPVIAILLASLTLLAWQIRDKKRLINLNIASFFFGLLWALHIFLKNEAIGHPDTSFLVISLMSVLFIGAISFINNIVPFLLQSLPVALVVLWLGDVDQWLRVLYSIALPAIGITIQHIIQKRNDWFTQRLMNQLLEEKETLSDLSMLDPLTGLYNRRGFQNRLEHIQASGPGSHYVLLLDIDYFKSYNDHYGHAMGDQALIRVSAAIRDAVRSRDIVTRYGGEEFMVMLTNIDAERALQSAERIRQRVFDLDIPHMFKNQATTNVTVSIGMAPFSEGSIDDALRLADKALYQAKHRGRNSILTHEMVTVN
- a CDS encoding organic hydroperoxide resistance protein, encoding MSLEKVVYTAKAKATGGREGRATSSDGVLDVKLGLPKEMGGAGGEVTNPEQLFAAGYSACFLGALKFVSGRDKIAMPSDAFIEGEVGIGPLPTGFGIEAKLNIHLPGMDAAEAKKLVDAAHIVCPYSNATRGNIDVTLNIIS
- a CDS encoding LysR family transcriptional regulator, with the protein product MAEPWQRLPALSLKQIQYFVTLAKLRHFTDTANRLAISQPALSSALRQIESVLGGKLVNRTAAAVTLTDLGAALLPHAERVLNVAQRAFDDMQRIVQDGGDGTLRIGLVPSVGSLLFPDIPQRIAEAFPRLRVEFHDRTNDALIAQLESGQLDFGLGALDSSVPETLEIHPLQDDPFVAVVNCHDPLADSSHAPWRSLVKRDIALFSKGNISRLVAAMAESQRLTLNARYQVDFIETLYGLVRSQLAVAILPQLYTTWLQDPKLKVIHLQQPSLSRTVALMRSPGPFAPQIEACFQLIVRELQQRKVP
- a CDS encoding threonine/serine exporter, producing MGIIEFTLALLQDMALSAVPAAGFALVFNVPQRALPYCALLGGIGHGSRMAMMTAGLNIEWSTFLASILVGIIGIQWSRWYLAHPKIFTVAAVIPMFPGIYAYTAMISMVKLTHFGYSDPLMILLVTNFLKASFIVGALSIGLSLPGLWLYRKKPRV
- a CDS encoding MarR family winged helix-turn-helix transcriptional regulator; the encoded protein is MKKRPTETNALLLDNQLCFALYSANLAVNKLYRQLLAPLQLTYPQYLVMLVLWEQDDVTVSQIGERLFLDSATLTPLLKRLESAGLLLRQRSREDERQVAVTLTPQGKTLQEKAQSIPDSVRCASACSVDSMLALKAQLESLRSNLNT
- a CDS encoding DUF2501 domain-containing protein — its product is MKTRNRTLCAIALTAAFFTGQATAASWQDQLSSAANELSKSGSTATSADAQNGGLSLSSLTSLLNGNSKSLSSNTMTNAAGVMEYCAKNKLASVTNTDNIKNQLMTKLGLESSTQPADKQDYNQGLMGLLNTANGQKLDLNSIGNSPLAEKVKTKACDLVLKQGMNYLS
- a CDS encoding threonine/serine exporter family protein, coding for MQPDVAPQRDVTRLCIQCALFLLQHGAESALVEELSTRLGKALGMDSVESSISANAIVLSTIKDNQCLTTTRKNVDRGINMHVVTEVQHIVILAEHRLLDAGDVLKRFEHIKPLRYPRWLVVLMVGLSCGCFCKLNNGGWDGALVAFIASSVAMSVRQLLTIRQLHPQISFCVTAFVATSVSGLLIARGPFADTSSIAMAASVLLLVPGFPLINAVADMFKGHVNTGLARWAMASLLTLATCLGVVMAMSLWGLRGWA
- a CDS encoding YbaK/EbsC family protein — its product is MSLQSVRQFFADHAPDIDIIELNQSTATVALAAAAHNVAPGQIAKTLSLKVKNDIILIVAKGDARLDNKKLKEAFGAKARMLSSDEVVNWTGHPVGGVCPFGLENPLAVFCDISLRQYDEVLPAAGAIHSAVRISPERLAELTQAKWVDVCQ
- a CDS encoding PTS sugar transporter subunit IIC: MSANHPAFNLIFRFVENYVSPVAGRISSQRHVMAIRDGFISAMPFMIVGSFLLVFAYPPFSPTTTWGFARAWLDLAKQFEGQILTPFDMTMGIMSIYICAAIAYNLGKHYVKSHGLDPFMCAMLSLMAFLVVAAPKTKGTLPVDSLGGTGIFTAIMVAIYCVEMMRFLKAHNIGIKLPDQVPPMIKNSFDLLIPVLVVVLTLYPLSLFIQSQFDMLIPQAIMALFKPLVSAADSLPAILLAVLIAHLLWFAGIHGAAIVSGMLQMFWLTNLGLNQGALAAGAPLPHIFMEAFWTFFIVVGGSGATMGLVICYLRSKSAHLRSIGRLSIVPTCFNINEPVIFGTPIVMNPVFFIPFLLAPMVNAVLAWGAMKLDLIGRVISVVPWTAPAPIGAAWALGWDFRAAILVILLACISSIIYFPFFKVYEKQLLEQEKEEAQRASEEGNQQLA